CCACGGCCCACGGCTCACTGTTGCAATTTGCATTTGGATTAAATCAACAAGTCGTTCATAGGCAGCATTCCTCGCCAAGGGATGCTGCCTTTTTACATGGTCGCATTCCCGTGCGGATCCCGCTTAATGCCATCCGCTTTCGCGCGAAGCCGGTGGTTTTATCGCAGTTCGGCGTAATTGAATGAGGCTTTTGATATCGTTTTTGAGTTCGTCACTGGACCATCTCCGGCGTAAGCGTTTTGGCGCGGCAAATGCAGGAGTGGTGCTGTGTAGAGGAGCCCGAATGAGGGCCGTTTATCCTTCAACTCAAAAATGGGAGATCTTGATATGAATTGGGACCAAATCCAAGGAAAATGGAAACAGGCCAAAGGACAGGTCAAACAGCGTTGGGGCGATCTTACCGATGATGATCTGGATCGCGTCGATGGTAAACGCGAAGAATTGGTCGGCCGCGTTCAAGAGCGATATGGTGTCGCTCGAGAAGAGGCGGAACGCCAAGTGCAAGAGTTTGAATCCTCGTGCAACTGCTAAAACGTGATCGAGTCAAGCGAGTGCGACGCTCCCTCGGTTTGGGCCATTCCCCCGGAATGGGCCTGATCGCGAAGGAGCGTCTGTGGGAGACCATGGAAATGTGACAACGGAACTGTGACAACGACGAAGATGACAAACGGAGAAGGGGACAAGGTTTGCAATGGGATGACACCCAAAGTCCTGCCAACGCGTCGCCCCTCGAAAACGAAACCACCACCAAGCTCGCTGCGAGAAACAAAATGAATGAGACAAAAACCAACGAAGAAACGAACCCCGAAATTGAAGCGCATCTGAACGAACTGGCCAAAATCTGTTGTCAATCGTTGGCGGGGGAAAGTGACGCCGAGATGGACCGCGTCGAAAATTTGTTGAAGTCGCTTTTGATGAGTGGGTATGTCGGTAAAAAGCACCGCTCGTTCCAGGTCGACTTGGAAAACCGAGTCAAGGACCAGTGCCGCGATTGCGCCATGCATCGCGGGGGAGCGTTGTCATCGATTTCCGAAAAACTCAGCAAGAAATTCGCCGATCTCGCTCGCTGGGAATCGAGAACTCCGAGTGACGCTTCGCCAGCCAAGCCGGCCAATATCAGTTCGGCGACCGACGCTTAGTTCCCCCCCTTTTCTGATCCTATTTCGAGCACGCTTTGATTCGCTCGGTTGGGGGGGCGGCGTTATACTGAACGTCATCGCCGCGGTAGGGCCGCCGAGGCACCGGCGTGGTAGGGCCGCCAAGGTATCGTCACCGGGATCATCGCATCGGTGTCTTGAGCACGGGCCCTGGACACCGGTGCTTTCTAACCCGTGATCGTCAAATCCACGTGCTGGTTTCATCATCTCAACCCGAGCAAACGACATGTCCAATCACATCTACAAAAAGATCGAACTCACCGGGACCTCGACCACCTCGATCGAAGACGCTGTGAACAACGCCATCAGTCGAGCCGCCAAGACGCTCAAGGAACTTCGCTGGTTCGAAGTGATCGAGACGCGAGGTGACATCGCCAATGGCAAAGTCTCGCATTGGCAAGTGACCATCAAGGTCGGGTTCACCCTTGACGAATAGCTTGACGAATAGCTCGGCGAATAGCTCGACCAATCGATTGAGCCCCCATTGGCGTTAGCCAGCTAGTCCAATTACGAGGTCGCGCGTTAGG
The nucleotide sequence above comes from Novipirellula caenicola. Encoded proteins:
- a CDS encoding dodecin; this encodes MSNHIYKKIELTGTSTTSIEDAVNNAISRAAKTLKELRWFEVIETRGDIANGKVSHWQVTIKVGFTLDE
- a CDS encoding CsbD family protein; amino-acid sequence: MNWDQIQGKWKQAKGQVKQRWGDLTDDDLDRVDGKREELVGRVQERYGVAREEAERQVQEFESSCNC